One window of the Cryptomeria japonica chromosome 7, Sugi_1.0, whole genome shotgun sequence genome contains the following:
- the LOC131057179 gene encoding receptor-like protein 51, whose translation MKTLWRDMKTLLLFLLLVQFPATPTEAVTSPAPKSSSSSISPVTSKPLPSHGSSASKHNASVPAASPKASPDVSPPVTKHRSPPAASPKASHAVSPTVPKHKSPPAPPVDISPDEAPSPSASPSPSPETPKSKHVSPPAPPALEGPSPSPSSSPSQSPSPSPLPSKSEHKSPPSPVAGKGSATSPTKSPQTPTSASGTTLDAEQLAALKSLGVSTVKDPCSPTQQKITTCDNAKPSKHLVSLQLQYCSPDAQMTQDVMEALSTLHSLTFMDCPMSPIRFPAKLLNSLTSLTCISSLGRTLEDQSVQGLTGVWLSKFHNLTKLTVSDVVVNASGPTVILSNMKHIRDVSISRTNLSGFLPKTWHENISSIDLSGNNLKGSIPSSMGRLSHLRTLDLSTNQLRGSIPSSLGKLLHLEKLALASNKLSGSIPVSFSEMPALVYLDLSSNQLNGSVPDYLTELKSLRYLNLEDNNFQGPLPFNATFIKKLTTFKISGNANVCYNHSATSSKLKLGVPPCDSSGMPIVPPDAANSVAPAYAPDDAPESGDGDQHNSHHHGPNKIVVAVAVALSCIVFLIIVCVVLSRWCSWRD comes from the coding sequence ATGAAGACCCTTTGGCGAGATATGAAGACACTTCTGCTATTTCTGTTACTGGTGCAGTTTCCAGCCACACCCACAGAAGCAGTGACCTCACCTGCTCCCAAGAGTTCAAGTTCCTCCATCAGTCCAGTTACATCAAAGCCATTACCTTCACATGGCTCCAGTGCATCCAAGCACAATGCCTCTGTACCTGCTGCATCCCCAAAAGCTTCACCTGATGTTTCGCCACCAGTTACAAAGCATAGGTCGCCTCCTGCAGCTTCACCCAAAGCTTCACATGCTGTTTCACCCACTGTTCCAAAGCATAAATCCCCCCCTGCACCACCGGTAGATATATCACCAGATGAAGCTCCATCTCCATcggcatctccatctccatctccagaAACCCCTAAATCTAAGCATGTTTCTCCACCTGCTCCTCCAGCACTGGAAGGCCCatctccttctccttcttcatcTCCGTCCCAATCTCCATCCCCATCTCCATTACCATCGAAGTCTGAACATAAATCACCTCCATCCCCTGTTGCTGGTAAAGGTTCAGCTACTTCCCCCACAAAGAGCCCACAAACCCCCACATCTGCTTCTGGCACAACATTGGATGCTGAACAGTTGGCTGCcttgaaatctcttggagtctctACGGTGAAGGATCCCTGCTCACCCACTCAACAGAAAATCACAACCTGTGACAATGCAAAACCATCGAAACATCTTGTCTCCCTGCAACTCCAGTATTGTTCTCCTGACGCCCAAATGACACAAGACGTTATGGAGGCCTTATCAACACTTCACTCCTTGACTTTCATGGATTGCCCCATGTCTCCAATACGGTTCCCTGCCAAGCTTCTGAATTCACTGACTTCATTAACCTGCATTTCCAGCTTGGGCAGGACCCTGGAGGATCAGTCTGTCCAGGGTTTGACTGGTGTGTGGCTTAGCAAGTTTCACAATCTTACAAAACTGACTGTATCGGATGTGGTTGTGAATGCTAGTGGCCCTACAGTTATTCTCAGCAATATGAAGCATATCAGAGATGTTTCAATCTCTAGGACCAACCTCTCAGGTTTTCTGCCCAAGACCTGGCATGAAAATATTTCTTCCATAGATCTGTCTGGAAACAATTTGAAGGGCTCTATACCTTCTTCAATGGGACGGCTTTCTCATCTGAGGACCCTAGATCTAAGTACAAATCAGTTGCGTGGATCTATACCTTCTAGTCTTGGTAAGCTTTTGCATTTGGAGAAGCTTGCATTGGCCTCAAATAAACTATCAGGTTCAATACCCGTTTCATTTTCTGAAATGCCAGCTCTTGTATATTTGGATCTCAGCAGCAATCAACTCAATGGCTCCGTTCCTGATTACTTGACAGAATTGAAGAGTTTGCGTTATCTTAACTTGGAGGACAATAATTTTCAAGGTCCTCTTCCATTCAACGCCACTTTTATCAAGAAATTAACAACATTCAAGATAAGTGGTAATGCCAATGTATGCTACAATCATTCTGCCACATCTTCCAAGCTTAAGTTGGGGGTGCCTCCATGTGATAGCTCAGGTATGCCCATTGTACCTCCAGATGCAGCGAATTCAGTAGCTCCTGCTTATGCCCCTGATGATGCCCCCGAGTCTGGGGATGGAGATCAGCATAACAGTCATCATCATGGACCCAACAAGATTGTTGTCGCAGTTGCTGTTGCACTTTCCTGTATTGTTTTCCTTATCATTGTGTGTGTCGTCCTATCAAGATGGTGTTCTTGGAGAGACTAA